The DNA segment CCGCAACTTCCCGCACCACACGGATGCCGACGCAGCTCCCGGCGACGCGCTGGTGCGGCTCGCCGGGAGCGCGCCGCTCGCCGCCTGCGACGCGGCGCAAACCGGCGAGGTCGTGCTCTCGCACGTGCAGCCGCCGCTCGTCGTGAGCGCCCTCGCGGCGAACGCGCTCGCGGCGCACCTCGATCCGTACCTGCAGCAGCCCGATTCGCCGTTCGTCGCCGCGAGCGTTCCGGCGGTTGCGCCGGTCGCGCTCGGCGTGCTCGACGCGAGCGGGAACGCGGTGAGCGGCGCCAACACGACCCTCGAGCTGCGCGTCGACACGGCGGACGGATCGCGCGTCGTCGACTTGCTCCCCGGCGTCTTTCCGAACGGCTTCACCGAGGTGCTGCACTACACGTGCAGCGAGCGCTGCGACGCCGGCCACGACACCGCCGCACCGAAGACGCTCACCAGCTGCGCGCTGAGCTGGCAGCCGGGGTGGAGCACGTTCGTGCGCTGGAGCGACTACGCGACGAACGCCGACGGTTCGCTGACGTTCCCGAGCGGCTGGTTCATCGGCGGCAGCTTCGTCTTCACGTACTCGGGGACGCGCGCGTCCGACGGCGGAACCGACACGCTGGTCAAGCCGTACGCGGCGACGAACTGGGACGCGGCGCGCGACTACGCGGTGTTTCCGCCGGACCGTTCGGCGGCCGACGGATCGCTCGCGGGAAGCTTCGCGCCGTGGGACGTGCGCGCCGAGTCGCCGGCGGCGTGGCTCGCCGACTTCGCGCCGTATCTGGCCGCCGGAACGCGCGCGCCGGTCGACGCGGAGAAGCAGCGCTGCGACGCCGTGCAAGCGCAAGGAGCCAGCGGTGGATTCTATGCGAACGGCTGACTTGCTGCGAGCGGCCGAGCGCGGCTTCACGCTGCTCGAGCTGCTGATCTGCATGGCGATCCTCGCGCTCGTGAGCGCCTCGACGCTCGGCGCGTTCGCGGCGGTCGCGCGCAACGCGGCGACCGGCAGCGCGCGGGAGCTGGCGCTGATGGTCGGCGAGAACGCGCTGGTGCGCGCCCGTGCGGCGATCGCGTACGCGTCTTCACCGGCGCAGGACGGCGCCGCGCTGATCGGCGACCGCTCGTGGGGGCTCGTTCCGGGACCGAGCAGCTACGTCGCGGGCGCGCAGCTGCGCGCGGCCGCGCCGTGCGGCGCGCAAGCGGCGTTGCTGCTGAAGCTGCCGGTCGCGACGGCGTACGACGCGCCCAGCGAACGTTTCACCGTCGTCGTCACGTACCCGCGCGATCCGTGCCGCGCGGCGAGCGAGGGCGCGATCGCGCCCGACAACGCCGCGACGGTGACGCTCGCCGAAACGCTTCCGCCGTCGGTCTATCCGCCGGGCCAGGTGCTGCGGCGCACCGTCGCGCCGCCGGCGAGGATGTAGTGCTCGGCACGACGCTGTGGTTCGTGCTCGCGATCGGCGTGCTGGCCGGCGCGCTGCTGAACGGCGCCGCGGCGTTCGCCCGCGCCGGCGTGCAGGCCGCGGCCGACCACGCGGTCGAGGCGGCGCTGCACGACGCGGTCGCCGACTACCAGAACGCCTTGCAAACGGCGATCGCGCAGAGCGCCGCGCCGCTCGCGCCGAGCGAGCCGTTCACCGGTTCCACGCCCTCGCTCGACGCGTACGCGCACGCGCTCGCCGCGCTGCCGAACCCGCTGCAGCGCACCTACCCGGCGAACGATCAAAGCGCGCCAGCCGGTCCGCGCTTCACGCTCGCGTACACCGTCACGCCGACGACGCTCGCGGCTCCGGACTGTCCGCAACTCGGCGCGGCGCCGTCAGCGCAAGGCTCGGACACGGTCGCGTGGCTGCAGTGCAGCGGCTTCGTGCAAGAGTCGCGCCTTTCGCTGCACGTCGCCGTGAGCGTGCTCGACGCGGCCGGCGCGCAGACGCTGGCGCGCCGCGATCAGTACGTGACGCTGCGGGTGTTCGCGCAGCCGCCGTACAGCGCGCTCGTCGGCCGCAAGGACGCTGCGGCGCCGGACGATGCCGCCGACTCCGGCGCTCCGTCACCGCCGGCGCACGAAGGCGACCTCGGCGGCGGGACGCTCAGCGGCGCCTCACCCCCGCCCGCGGCGAGCCCGTGGCCGGCCGGCGGGACGCTGATCCACGTGCGCTACGAGTGCGCCGACGGCGCCGGGCACTGCGCCGGCGCCGCGCCGCCCGATCCCGACGCGGACCTGCGCGCGGGCGCGCGCTGGTCGAACGGAAACCGGCCGGCGCCGTGAGTGGCTTAGAAGCGCTGGTTCCAGCGGCGGCGGCGCTGGAGGACGGGCTTCGGTCCGCGGTGCGGGTAGAGCGAGAGCGTCGAGAGCGAGGCGCCGCAGAAGAAGCCGACCAGATCGGCGGTCACCTCGTACATCGTCTTGCTCGTCATCGGCGTGCGCGAGCGCAGCACCGGAACGCGCGCCTGCACGAACGCGACGGCCGCGTTGCCGGGCGAGTCGTACGCGATCCGCACCGTCGCGTTGCCGCGGCGGAAGAGGATGGTGTCGCCGTCCTCGTTCTCGATCCGCATCCCGGGGACCAGGATCGGAAGCGCTTCGCGGATGCGCGCGACGTAGACGTCGAACGCCAGACTGCGCGCGAACTCGACGCCGCTCGGGGTGGGGCCCATCGCCGCCGTGCCGGACCGGTTCATGGCCGAGCCTGCTGCTGGACGCGTGCAGCTTCGAAGAATGCCGCGCGGTTCAAGTCCGCGTGCCGCGGGCAGGGAACGAGATCGCACGCGCCGGCGTGCTCCCGCGCGGCGCACCCGCAGCGCCAGACGTGATCTTCCGTGTCGTCCAGCCCGCTTTGCGCATATCGGAACGTGCGGCTCGGGAGCCCTAAGATGGACCGTAGAAAAACGAACGTGTGCTGGTAGATACGCACTTCGCCCTGTCCTTGGGAATGCAACAGGTCCCACACCTCGACCGGGACGTTCAGCATAAGCGAGCGAGCTCACAGTTGCAAGCGATCGCCGCCGGCTCAGCACAATATAAACCGTCGTTTTACCGTCCCGTGACGAACGTGCGTTCGGCCCGTCGCTCCGTCAGCGCGCCGTCAACGGCGTCAGGAACGCTTCCAGCGTCGCGTTGACGCTCTCCGGCTCTTCCTCGTGCGGCAGCAGGCCGCTGTGCGCGAACGTCGTCAGCCGCGCGTCGCGCGCAAGCCGCAAGAACTCGTCGGCGTTCGCGCGCGGGTT comes from the Candidatus Eremiobacterota bacterium genome and includes:
- a CDS encoding prepilin-type N-terminal cleavage/methylation domain-containing protein, with translation MLRAAERGFTLLELLICMAILALVSASTLGAFAAVARNAATGSARELALMVGENALVRARAAIAYASSPAQDGAALIGDRSWGLVPGPSSYVAGAQLRAAAPCGAQAALLLKLPVATAYDAPSERFTVVVTYPRDPCRAASEGAIAPDNAATVTLAETLPPSVYPPGQVLRRTVAPPARM